In Desulforegula conservatrix Mb1Pa, the sequence TGGCAATGGTATTCCCAAAGCTTGTAAATATGCCAAGACGGATGACAATTGATTGTCTCGGTGAGACAAAGCGGTTCCAAAAATTACAGGCTGTTTTTCCTGCTGTCTTGAGCCTTCCGCTGTTGTCTGCTTCGATTTTGTAAGTCACCAGTGTTGTCATAGTTTTACTCCTGTTAAGTGAAATTTAAGTGGAACTAATAATGTCGGCCCGACGCCTAGCTAAACGGCAAGTATTTCTGGAGCGAAGCGGAAGAAAAACTTGACCAGTTGAGCGATGTGTTATGCGGCTTTTGAACATTAATGGACAACTATTGCACTCATCCATATTCGCATTAAATTTGAAAATGGTACTGGTTGAGTAAAATAAGCCATGGGGTCATTAATATGCAATACAGGCTCTGCTCCATATGGAGTGGGCATAAATGACATGCCCCTGAGTACAACAACGTGTGCGCTCTGCATACCAGTTCTTACTTGAAGTATTATAGGTTTACCTGATGCTAAAGTTCTATACAGTGTCATTGGATCTGCAGGTGGGGCAATTCCTGAATAGCGACCTCCAAAATGTGCTATCAAACCCTGAATTTGAGGTGTGCTACCAGTTATCACACACATTGGATTATATCCCGAACAACATGCTTGTGGAGGTGCATCATTTGCAATTGCTACCAAAGCGCACTGAGGCGGAGTCCGCTGAGGACCTTGGCAAAACATTATTATTTGCTGTGCAACTGCTACCCAGCACCAAACTTGTGTTTCTTGTGGAATATTTTGTACTGGAATATCAACAGGGGGTGGTACTTGAGCATGAACTATTGTTGACGAGGAAAAAACTAAAGACAAACACAATATTGTTTTAAAAATGTTAAAACCGATTTTAATACGATTACTTTTCATAAAGTCTCCTATTTCATATTTACTGAGC encodes:
- a CDS encoding papain-like cysteine protease family protein, producing the protein MKSNRIKIGFNIFKTILCLSLVFSSSTIVHAQVPPPVDIPVQNIPQETQVWCWVAVAQQIIMFCQGPQRTPPQCALVAIANDAPPQACCSGYNPMCVITGSTPQIQGLIAHFGGRYSGIAPPADPMTLYRTLASGKPIILQVRTGMQSAHVVVLRGMSFMPTPYGAEPVLHINDPMAYFTQPVPFSNLMRIWMSAIVVH